In Candidatus Nanoarchaeia archaeon, the following proteins share a genomic window:
- a CDS encoding glycosyltransferase family 39 protein, translating to MKKRYAFALLAIFIAAFSLRIFISLQSQTFEPEAYFSIQRMKELLESKIPAHTDTLSYGGRPLIYPPLFYYTLAASSLLVPIDIAGKIVPNLFIASLAIIIYFLAYDMTKDPNASLVSALLAGFAPFLFSTINLISPYSLAIPLLYILIFLFFRIHKPYYALAFIIVLGLMRYTHPSVILIIVALLCYLLFQKLDRLKTLPAETELILFSSFLVLWSLFITYKQPLLSHGLSIIYQNIPPSLLQNYFSEVNIAQAITGIGIIPLLGALYTIYTHLFDRKNRITHFMIIFTLLISLLLGLKLVNLDLGLSLLAVNFAILFSVFYKSLFGFLAKTYVDQLRGFFKLAILVLILATSIIPSFAFGISGNTLAQADKDALDWVQANTPDSTLFGALQDGYAITAIARRKNIADENFLLIPNPEEQVQDISQLYYAIFQTEALRVLEKYNSTYIFLSTTAQETYGISALEFAEPPCFELVYSHSAKVYKVNCRLYGERS from the coding sequence AGCCAGACATTTGAGCCTGAGGCATATTTCTCGATCCAGCGGATGAAAGAGCTTCTGGAGTCAAAAATCCCCGCCCATACCGATACTCTTAGTTATGGGGGCAGGCCATTAATCTACCCTCCGCTGTTCTATTATACGCTTGCGGCATCATCATTGCTTGTGCCTATAGATATTGCCGGAAAGATTGTTCCAAACCTCTTCATCGCATCCCTCGCCATTATTATCTACTTTCTGGCATATGATATGACCAAAGATCCAAATGCCAGCCTCGTATCAGCCTTGCTTGCAGGATTTGCCCCTTTCCTGTTCTCAACAATAAATTTGATATCCCCCTATTCTCTGGCAATCCCCTTGCTGTACATTCTGATCTTCTTGTTCTTCAGGATTCATAAGCCCTATTATGCCCTCGCTTTCATCATTGTCCTTGGCCTTATGCGGTATACCCATCCAAGCGTCATATTAATTATTGTGGCGTTGCTCTGCTATCTTCTGTTCCAGAAGCTGGATCGCCTGAAAACACTCCCTGCTGAAACAGAGCTGATACTCTTTTCAAGTTTTCTGGTTCTATGGTCCCTTTTCATAACCTACAAACAGCCTCTCCTCTCCCATGGGCTGTCTATCATCTACCAAAATATCCCGCCAAGCCTACTTCAGAATTACTTTTCTGAAGTGAACATCGCCCAGGCTATTACAGGGATAGGGATTATTCCCCTTTTAGGCGCACTCTACACAATCTATACCCATCTCTTTGACAGGAAAAACCGAATTACCCATTTTATGATTATCTTCACACTCCTGATAAGCCTCCTGCTTGGCCTGAAGCTTGTAAATCTGGATCTTGGCCTTTCGCTTCTGGCAGTAAACTTTGCCATCCTGTTTTCTGTATTCTACAAAAGTCTCTTTGGCTTCCTCGCTAAAACCTATGTTGATCAGCTGAGGGGTTTCTTTAAGCTGGCAATCCTTGTCCTAATCCTGGCAACATCCATCATCCCTTCATTTGCTTTTGGGATTTCTGGCAACACCCTTGCTCAGGCAGATAAAGATGCTCTTGACTGGGTTCAAGCCAACACCCCGGATTCCACGCTCTTTGGCGCGCTTCAGGACGGCTATGCCATAACCGCAATCGCCAGGAGAAAAAACATAGCAGATGAGAATTTTCTCTTGATCCCAAATCCTGAGGAACAGGTTCAGGATATCAGCCAACTCTACTATGCCATTTTCCAGACAGAGGCGCTCCGCGTACTCGAAAAATACAACAGCACGTACATCTTCCTGTCAACCACAGCGCAGGAGACGTATGGGATCTCTGCTCTTGAATTTGCAGAGCCCCCATGCTTCGAGCTTGTGTACAGCCATTCCGCAAAGGTCTATAAAGTGAACTGTCGGCTTTATGGAGAACGCAGCTAA